In Oryza sativa Japonica Group chromosome 1, ASM3414082v1, the genomic stretch caacaaAAAATAGGCCGTCGCCTCAGCGACgttggccgtgtcagcgccaacgggactggcgctgacattgtgccaccgtggcggccgggccgatccccagctgacgtggcagctacctcagcgccaaccggactggcgctgaggtgggacttggccgcaacccccaaggcccagaccagcaagcctgctggatggcttgcgggctgggacctcagcgccagcccacctggcgctgaggtgggacttggccgcaacccccaaggcccagaccagcaagcctgctggatggcttgcgggctgggacctcagcgccagccataatggcgctgactattggaaactcagcgccagcccacctggcgctgaggtgggacttggccgtttcggccgtggcccagcccagcaagccttctggatggctgggctgggacctcagcgccaggtgagCCCTGCTAAACTTTAGCAAAACTTTGCACACAACAGAGGCAAACATCAAATCATAGAAATTTACAGGCAGTAATATATCCAGAGAACCATACAAAAcatacatccatccatcaatcccaacatcattccatacatccatagaatccatcaatacatccatatatgaagtccatatatataagaaataaaaacatcCCATCGATCCTCGTCTATACATCCAGTCGAGTCCATACATCCAGTCCATACATCCATCGAACCATGCATCAAgtccatccatctatccatccatccattgaaccatgcactcacctcctcctacctctagtGCGAGGACGAGGCACGTCGGGGGTGTACCTCCAGTCCTGCGAAGGAGCCCGCCGGCGTCGTGGTCGAGACGGGCCGGGCTGCGAGATATCTGGCTGTGACGACTCTGGTGCGTCCTCTAGCTGCGAGGGACCGAGCTCATCCGCCTCCTCTTCTCTGtcctcatccccttcttcctcctcatctccttcctccgcctctttgtcttgctcgccctcctcgtcacccacctccccttcttcatccCCCTCTTGGTGGGCATGAGCATGTTCGACCACATCAGTCGACCTGCAGCCGAGCCTTGCTGCCAACTTCCGACATCGCTGCCGTAGTCTCTGCATAAAAAATAATCCATGTTAAGTTATCGCTTTTGGAAGAAAACACCGTAGTTTCATCTCTTTCCAACGATTACCTGTAGGGCGTTGCGGAGGGTGCCGCCCTCTCCTTCGGAGCCAGGAGCCGTGCCTAGCGCCACTCCCGCGTCGTTGACGGTCCGCAAGAGCTCTCGAGCCTGTAGGATTGAAATGAAGTAAGTCACAACATATATGGCATTGAAATGAAATAATATACAACATTAATGCTAGAAACTAACCACTCTGTCGCGAACAGGTCCCGTCTCGACCGTGGTACCTAGACGGGTACGAGTATCGTACTCGTTCTGCTCCTCAACATCCTCGGGGTCATCCGCTATGTCGGCTAGTGTCCAAGCCGGACGTAGGACAAGACGGTAGGTCCTGTGGAGCCACGCCAAGTACAAGTCGAACTCCGTCCCGTTGTGCTGACCCTGGTCTGGTACCCCATTCTCCTCGAACTTCTCCCATTGCGTGATATGATCCTGATGGTAGTAAGCCCAATCAGTCACCTTCTTGTTCTTCCGACGGTCCACCCTGCACGTATGCAAAATGTCCAACTCAAATATGTAGTAAATGTTGAAGTGACTGATTGGGCAAGCAAAATAAATTGTTAAGTGAAATTACTAACTTGTGTAGGTCGATACTCGTGGAGAAACGGTGCGGGATTGTTTGAAGCCTCCCGAATTGCCGCATCACGCGGTGGCACATCTGGAACTCCACTGCATAGAAGCAGATCAGTGGGCACCGTAGGGTCTTCAACGCATCCTCTATATGGCACATGGGATTCAGTTCTAGCTCGAGCACTTCCTGTGCCTGATATGGCATCCACACCACCTgcagcaacaaaaataaaacacattGAAGCACATTTAGTACTATATAGTAAGAAACCATCTTCATGTGTGATAGAACCCCGAATAGCTTACATGTTCTGGCTGTAGGTAGTCCATCTCGTTTGTGTAGTGGTAGTACGCCAAATTCCTGCGGCCTACTACTGGAGATGGGACCGATTCCCACAGGTGAGCTACAGTGGGACGTCGGTCTGCATCCTGGTGCGGCCAAGCCTGATGGGTCCTCCACATGGGCCGACCAACTGGAAGCCTCATCCACATCCAAACCTGCGTCACATACGTTAGCTTCCAACATGTTAGCAAGAAATTGAAATGTTATGAAACATAACATGCGTGAACTTACctgtagcaaccaaacacagcCTGCTAGGTTCGCGTCCCCGCCTTGCCTTCGGCAAGCATCACAGAGTTGCCGGTACAACCAGGCTAGGGCAGCCGACCCCCAGCTGAAGGTACCCGCCTCGTCCCAGTCCGCGAGCAACGGCAGCCACATCCAAGAAGCCATGTCTCCACCAGAGTCAGGGAACAGAATACTGCCGAAGATGTACAGCACGTACGCCCTGCAGTATCGCTGTACTGTAGCCTCGTCTGCCTCAGCGGGACACTGACCGAAGTTGGCTCGCAACCAACTCAAAGGAACCCCTGATGTCTTCGTCTGCCTCTGACCATCAGGTGCCACTGGAGGCTCCAGACCAAGGTACTCCTCGACCCTCTCCCTCCAGTTCCCCGACGCTGTGTCACCTGTAACCGGAAATTAAATGGAATCATTAGTAAttgcaaaaaaattaacaaatgaaTACGAAGACTCGTTAGTAATTCCCTGACGCTGTGTCACCTGTGACCGCCTGACCCCGGATAGGAAGACCCAGGATCATGGCGACGTCCTCCAGAGTGACCGTCAGCTCCCCGCACGGTAGGTGGAAGGTGTGTGTCTCTGGACGCCACCGGTCCACTAGGGCCGTCAGAGCAGCGGCGTTGTACAGAGGCACCGGTCGCTGCGCCATGGTCACGAACGCCAAGAGCTTCGCCCGCCGTAGGTACGGGACGTACCGGTCGTCGAACAGTATGTGCGCCGTGTGACCTCTGACTCGAAGGGTCTTCAAGCGCTGCATCAATAGACAAACATAATAACATAAAGTTAGCGACAATATATCATATACAAGGGTTGTGGAAAATACATCATGCAACTAGGAACTTTAATTTTGGGATTGACcaagaaaactgaaaagaagATCTGTGTGTTTACATGCTCTGCTTTGAGGCTCCTGAACTTTGATTTGAGATATCTCTATGATGGATGATCTATCTGTACAAACTAaaatcaaagaagaaaaaataaattcgatCATAAAAAAATGGAATATTGTTGATGCTAACCTCTCCGCTGGCAATCTGTGGGGCCCGGTGCTTCTCCTCGTAGAAATCCTCCAACCCCGGAAAGTGCTCCATCCTGCAAATGAAAATGGAATCATTAGtaattgaaaaaatattaaatgaaAAAATCACAATGAGAACGGAAAGGAGGACAACAGAAAGTAAACATTGATGCAACAATATGAACTTAGCAAATGAATGTCATCCAATCCCACCTGTGTGCTACCCTCACCACCTCCCCCCGTCCTACGGCGCTTTTTCGGTCGATCCTTAGACTTGTCTCGCTTCGGGCACCTAGTTTTCTTATGGCCTAGTTCGTGGCATAGCGAGCATCTATTTTGCATGACCGGCTCTGAATTTGTATTGTTCGGCTTTTGTGACCGTCGGTTGGCTGAGCCTTTGTATGCTTTGTCCATATCGTTCTTGAACCTtcttgtccttcttcttcctcgtgtgTTGTTCTTTAACGACAAGTCGGGCACGAAGAACTCTCCATCATAACTTGGCCACTGCGATGGATCTAGGTAAGGTTCAAACCTAGGGGAGTACGAGTCCTGCACAGCCTTATTGGAAGCTTCATAACACATTCGGGGGGCCACCTCCACATCCAAACCTCGCAACTTACAAACGGTTATCATGTGGGAGCATGGCAAGTGATGGAGCTGAGGGAACTGACAACTACATGTGTTATCTCTCGCAACCACGACGTAGTGACGTCCACCCCATTGAACCCCAGCCGCCGTGACTCCGCCTTGCTCGCTGACCTCATACTTCATCGAAGGGAAATCAAAACATGCTGCTCTTTGCCCCAAGGTTCGTCTTTGCTGCTCCTCCAACATGTCCTTAACTTTTGTGGGCCACTTCTTTCCACACAGGATATCTACAGTTGCCTCTTTGTGTCTATCGACAAACCAACTATTGCACTTCGAAAATGTGTATGCCACAATAGCTGTAACCGGCAGTTTCCGAATGCCTCTCAATACATTATTGAAACTCTCGGCCATATTACTAGTCATGATGCTATGACGACGCCCGTTGGTATCAAATGCTCTTGCCCATTTGACCTTAAGTGGCATATGGTCTTCTAGCCACTTCTTTGGCCTCTCTCCGACCACACCCATGAGGCGTTTTATCTCATCTAGGAACAATGCTTTCTCATTTATTTGACATATGCGCTCAAGATCTTTCATCTGATCAGTCGTAGCTCCAGCTGTGTAGAAGTTAGCACAGAAGTGCCTCATGCACCACCTGTGGTGAATGGTTAGGTGATGAGGCATGATGTGGATGATGGAGTTCAAAATGCCAGGGTGTCTATCAGAAATTATACACACTTCTCTATTAGGACCGATCAACTTGTTTCTCAACATGTTGATGAACCACTCCCAGTTGGATGTATTCTCCTTCTCTACCAGAGCAAACGCTAAGGGAACAAGATGTAACCCGGCGTCGACCCCTATTGCCGTGAGCAATGTACCTTGGTATTTACCGGTTAAGAAAGTGCCATCAATTGCTAGCACCGGCCTCAAGTGCTTGAATGCTTCTATGGACTGGCCAAATATCCAATATGCACGTCCAAATACTCGCCTCTGTACTCCATCCACCATCCTGGACTTCTCGGGATGAGCCTCAACACGGAAATGCATGGTAGGGTTCTTTGCTTTGATGGCACGCATCAGTGTAGGCAAGCGAACATACGCCTCGTCCCAATCTCCCCAAATGACCTTCATAGCAACTTGCTTAGCACGCCATGCTTTGCCATACGTAGGCCGATAGTGCCATATTTGCCCAATTCCAATCCAATTCATGCTTGATGCGAGACATTAACTCCTCAAAGGTAGGCTTCGCAAAAAACACTAATTGTCTAACTGTCATTCCCTCAAATTGGCTTCCATGTGTACTTTCATCTACCACACAACCACCATAATGAAGCCGGAccaatctatccatctacaattttaaacccatgcataaacattaattacttgaaaataatatgtaattaccattgcaataccaatacttcaaaagctaacaacatgtctaatttttccaataaataagtacattactcaaatactacacattattgataaaaaaaaaactctactcctacaaattacctacccttcaccacacatcaacccctttcaaaccctctcaatcaccacaaatccatcccacatcctaggccatcaccacacatccatctcccatcaaaccctagtgcatcaccaaacatccatcccaaatatattttgtcaaatGTATCAATAACAACCAAATGGATAAAGATATGCCACTTCCACACTTCATCCCCACCCATATTATCCATCTAATAATCCATCCTTAGCCAACTATTATCAAACCACGTCTACAaccaaaacaatgcaaaatatccaataaaactttggggaacttagggtttatagaggggtttaccttctcttccgatcccaaactcaatgccgcacaaatcaccttcgattagagaggtttttgggggagattgggcgaggagaacgcggtggcgaccgaaccctaggcgggcggctggggaaaaaacagaggaagaaCTGGCTGGGGCGGCCTCGGCCGGGCTCTAAGTAGCCAAGGTCAGCGCCAACTtacttggcgctgaggttgggcacctcagcgccgaagcggttggcgctgaggtagctgccacgtcagctaggggatcggcccggccgccacggtggcacaatgtcagcgccagtcccgttggcgctgacacggccaacctcagcgccaatgcgcttggcgctgagccgacggcctagttttggttgaagtttttggcaggggttagtttcgaattaagtttttgaaaagggtcaatttgtcaaaaaaacggtAATTGGGTGGTAACTAGAACCAATACGTACTTCATATGTACTTAAATAATACTTTTAAATATTAGAATCTACGATACTATTTAACCCATCCTATAAACAAAACCTCCATACAAATTTATAGGATGGTTTAAATCTTGTAGTAGGTTGCAACATTTTGAGACATGGATAGTATAGTAATATAGTAGCTGGATTAGACCTAACCTATTACTAATCTTATCTAGATCTTGTTATACCCCTCTAAATTGATTTGAAGTACTAAATTGTGTCTAATCTGGTTTTTCGGTactaaattgctatattttagaatgagaTTCATTCAAATTCTAAGTAAATACAatccaaaaaataaactaaaaaccAGAACAGATTCTCAAAAATTAACTAACTACCAACCAAATGTTTATCAGAATTTAGCTCCCTAATAAAGAAGACCAAAGAGTTGTTGGGTGGATGGTTGGATTGAGCGTGGTGCATAGCTGCATATCAAAGGCTGACATCATTTGCAGCAAACGCATACCACAATAATACTATGCATGTACGTGAAGTGTTTTTTTCGTGAGGATTATTAAAagtttaagttttttttcctgaatGAACGAGGTTTATTAAAAGTTGAGTTCAATTATACTAGCACGCATGTAGTTAGTCTATATTGAGTACCACTAGAGCAATGATCCAGCTAGCCAAGCTAAAACGACATCTAGATCACCCCAAGTAAAGCATATAGGTTTAGAAACCATTCGGATACACagcaaaacaaaaagaaaactcATGTCCCAGCTATTCTTTAGAAAGTCCATGGGATAAATTGGAGCAAGTCTATTTGCTTTTCCCTTTTGCTCTTGGAAATTTGCAGATCAACGGTAAGATTACATATAGGGCATAAATTAGTTGACTTTCTTTGCCACCTTTTGATGTTTGTTATTCACAACTGAGCACTATTAAATATGATATGTCCACGGTgtgttttgtttatttcttctcatttCAGGTTTTCTACAATACTGCTCAGTACTATTTAGGATTCTCGTGTCATATTGATTGGCCTTCTTCTAATTATTTTAGCATTTCAATACATAAACAGTTGACAGGTATGTATACCGAATTAGAAGTATTTATCTATGTCAAGGTTCTTTTAGTAATTGTATGATGTCCATAATGTTTCTTTCAAAATATAGGATCATGTCCTGtccccccaacacacacacaaagagaTAAAAATAGAATGTGGTTATTCTTAGGTACCCCTCTGTTCCAAAAAAAAGTCTAATCCTTGCTAATCCTTGGACACATGTGTGTCAGATTCGTAGCTAGAGTTTGCCTTTTTATGGGACAAAGTAGTAGGAACTACACTTTTTTGTTGTTTTGCAAGTTTGAAATTTGACATTTCATTTTACATTTATTATTTTCATGTAGAGGGATTGAACTTTATTTTTCCAAGTCTTTGAAATCACTTCTTACAGAATTAAGCATTTCATGTTCATACATTCTTTCGCTCTATTAGCTCAAAAGATATTTTGTTGCGATGGTTCCTACAAAATGTTAAGAGTTATTGCACCTGCTTCACCTTTTGTAATATCACATATATTGTTTATATATGCGTGCCAGGCAAATTATATGTGTCAACCGCTATTTATGTGATATATGCTCCTTTTTTTCGTTATATACTATTGATTAGGGATTCTTATGTATGTTTTATATAGCAGGttgttaacgccaaaatttggtaagattttgtagtggattcggttaaggaaaaaACACAATCAGCCGATggaaagcttatccagaagagtccAAGTTCAAGGAGTCATGAATACCATGGCGTGGCAGATTAATttctatctattaattaggtagAGTTTAGTTATTTTCCCTTATCTTTAGGAAGTTTTGTCTAGTGTCCGATTAGGACTTGTATCTTTCCTTGTCTTTAGGAAACATGGTGTCGCGTCCGATATGAACTACTATCTAACCA encodes the following:
- the LOC4326210 gene encoding protein MAIN-LIKE 1-like isoform X4: MEHFPGLEDFYEEKHRAPQIASGERLKTLRVRGHTAHILFDDRYVPYLRRAKLLAFVTMAQRPVPLYNAAALTALVDRWRPETHTFHLPCGELTVTLEDVAMILGLPIRGQAVTGDTASGNWRERVEEYLGLEPPVAPDGQRQTKTSGVPLSWLRANFGQCPAEADEATVQRYCRAYVLYIFGSILFPDSGGDMASWMWLPLLADWDEAGTFSWGSAALAWLYRQLCDACRRQGGDANLAGCVWLLQVWMWMRLPVGRPMWRTHQAWPHQDADRRPTVAHLWESVPSPVVGRRNLAYYHYTNEMDYLQPEHVVWMPYQAQEVLELELNPMCHIEDALKTLRCPLICFYAVEFQMCHRVMRQFGRLQTIPHRFSTSIDLHKVDRRKNKKVTDWAYYHQDHITQWEKFEENGVPDQGQHNGTEFDLYLAWLHRTYRLVLRPAWTLADIADDPEDVEEQNEYDTRTRLGTTVETGPVRDRVARELLRTVNDAGVALGTAPGSEGEGGTLRNALQRLRQRCRKLAARLGCRSTDVVEHAHAHQEGDEEGEVGDEEGEQDKEAEEGDEEEEGDEDREEEADELGPSQLEDAPESSQPDISQPGPSRPRRRRAPSQDWRYTPDVPRPRTRGRRR
- the LOC4326210 gene encoding protein MAIN-LIKE 1-like isoform X3; this translates as MMSNPQPWRSTIITIRMEHFPGLEDFYEEKHRAPQIASGERLKTLRVRGHTAHILFDDRYVPYLRRAKLLAFVTMAQRPVPLYNAAALTALVDRWRPETHTFHLPCGELTVTLEDVAMILGLPIRGQAVTGDTASGNWRERVEEYLGLEPPVAPDGQRQTKTSGVPLSWLRANFGQCPAEADEATVQRYCRAYVLYIFGSILFPDSGGDMASWMWLPLLADWDEAGTFSWGSAALAWLYRQLCDACRRQGGDANLAGCVWLLQVWMWMRLPVGRPMWRTHQAWPHQDADRRPTVAHLWESVPSPVVGRRNLAYYHYTNEMDYLQPEHVVWMPYQAQEVLELELNPMCHIEDALKTLRCPLICFYAVEFQMCHRVMRQFGRLQTIPHRFSTSIDLHKVDRRKNKKVTDWAYYHQDHITQWEKFEENGVPDQGQHNGTEFDLYLAWLHRTYRLVLRPAWTLADIADDPEDVEEQNEYDTRTRLGTTVETGPVRDRVARELLRTVNDAGVALGTAPGSEGEGGTLRNALQRLRQRCRKLAARLGCRSTDVVEHAHAHQEGDEEGEVGDEEGEQDKEAEEGDEEEEGDEDREEEADELGPSQLEDAPESSQPDISQPGPSRPRRRRAPSQDWRYTPDVPRPRTRGRRR
- the LOC4326210 gene encoding protein MAIN-LIKE 1-like isoform X5, whose product is MAQRPVPLYNAAALTALVDRWRPETHTFHLPCGELTVTLEDVAMILGLPIRGQAVTGDTASGNWRERVEEYLGLEPPVAPDGQRQTKTSGVPLSWLRANFGQCPAEADEATVQRYCRAYVLYIFGSILFPDSGGDMASWMWLPLLADWDEAGTFSWGSAALAWLYRQLCDACRRQGGDANLAGCVWLLQVWMWMRLPVGRPMWRTHQAWPHQDADRRPTVAHLWESVPSPVVGRRNLAYYHYTNEMDYLQPEHVVWMPYQAQEVLELELNPMCHIEDALKTLRCPLICFYAVEFQMCHRVMRQFGRLQTIPHRFSTSIDLHKVDRRKNKKVTDWAYYHQDHITQWEKFEENGVPDQGQHNGTEFDLYLAWLHRTYRLVLRPAWTLADIADDPEDVEEQNEYDTRTRLGTTVETGPVRDRVARELLRTVNDAGVALGTAPGSEGEGGTLRNALQRLRQRCRKLAARLGCRSTDVVEHAHAHQEGDEEGEVGDEEGEQDKEAEEGDEEEEGDEDREEEADELGPSQLEDAPESSQPDISQPGPSRPRRRRAPSQDWRYTPDVPRPRTRGRRR
- the LOC4326210 gene encoding uncharacterized protein isoform X1; the protein is MNWIGIGQIWHYRPTYGKAWRAKQVAMKVIWGDWDEAYVRLPTLMRAIKAKNPTMHFRVEAHPEKSRMVDGVQRRVFGRAYWIFGQSIEAFKHLRPVLAIDGTFLTGKYQGTLLTAIGVDAGLHLVPLAFALVEKENTSNWEWFINMLRNKLIGPNREVCIISDRHPGILNSIIHIMPHHLTIHHRWCMRHFCANFYTAGATTDQMKDLERICQINEKALFLDEIKRLMGVVGERPKKWLEDHMPLKVKWARAFDTNGRRHSIMTSNMAESFNNVLRGIRKLPVTAIVAYTFSKCNSWFVDRHKEATVDILCGKKWPTKVKDMLEEQQRRTLGQRAACFDFPSMKYEVSEQGGVTAAGVQWGGRHYVVVARDNTCSCQFPQLHHLPCSHMITVCKLRGLDVEVAPRMCYEASNKAVQDSYSPRFEPYLDPSQWPSYDGEFFVPDLSLKNNTRGRRRTRRFKNDMDKAYKGSANRRSQKPNNTNSEPVMQNRCSLCHELGHKKTRCPKRDKSKDRPKKRRRTGGGGEGSTQDGALSGVGGFLRGEAPGPTDCQRRDRSSIIEISQIKVQEPQSRASLEDPSSQRSHGAHTVRRPVRPVPTAGEALGVRDHGAATGASVQRRCSDGPSGPVASRDTHLPPTVRGADGHSGGRRHDPGSSYPGSGGHR
- the LOC4326210 gene encoding uncharacterized protein isoform X2, with the protein product MNWIGIGQIWHYRPTYGKAWRAKQVAMKVIWGDWDEAYVRLPTLMRAIKAKNPTMHFRVEAHPEKSRMVDGVQRRVFGRAYWIFGQSIEAFKHLRPVLAIDGTFLTGKYQGTLLTAIGVDAGLHLVPLAFALVEKENTSNWEWFINMLRNKLIGPNREVCIISDRHPGILNSIIHIMPHHLTIHHRWCMRHFCANFYTAGATTDQMKDLERICQINEKALFLDEIKRLMGVVGERPKKWLEDHMPLKVKWARAFDTNGRRHSIMTSNMAESFNNVLRGIRKLPVTAIVAYTFSKCNSWFVDRHKEATVDILCGKKWPTKVKDMLEEQQRRTLGQRAACFDFPSMKYEVSEQGGVTAAGVQWGGRHYVVVARDNTCSCQFPQLHHLPCSHMITVCKLRGLDVEVAPRMCYEASNKAVQDSYSPRFEPYLDPSQWPSYDGEFFVPDLSLKNNTRGRRRTRRFKNDMDKAYKGSANRRSQKPNNTNSEPVMQNRCSLCHELGHKKTRCPKRDKSKDRPKKRRRTGGGGEGSTQDGALSGVGGFLRGEAPGPTDCQRRALEDPSSQRSHGAHTVRRPVRPVPTAGEALGVRDHGAATGASVQRRCSDGPSGPVASRDTHLPPTVRGADGHSGGRRHDPGSSYPGSGGHR